CACCATAATGTATCGACATTGCCAAGGTTTGGtattaaaaatgtttggaaagaAATGTATTTGCACTGATAATGAAACTTACAATATTTTGTACTCTACATTTCAATGTCAGATTACAGGTTTCCATTTCATATCTTTGACATTTTAACCTAATGTATGAATACCTTTTTATCTTCAATGCCAAAACTTAGTGGCAACACTCTGACTCTGAAATCAAATACACAAGCTGCGTCAGAATCATGCTTCTATAGAATATCATGTGGAAGGTTTGTAATTTAGTATTTTACTTTTGCTCGACTGAAAACATAAGTGTTTGAGTACTGTAAATCAGCCCACAGCGAACTGTCAAATGTACAGTAagtaatagggctgcgaatctttgggcgtCCCACGATTCGATAGATTGTTCGAGTCGCAATTTGATTATAaacgatttttttcaattcaaaaacgatatttttccgattcaaatttattctgtattcattcaatacataagatttcagcaggatctaccccagtctgctgacatgccagcaaagattttattttatttttaaaaagcatttataattgtaaaggacaatgttttatcaacagattgcaatgtaaatttgttttaactattaaacttggttagtgcgtctgcctcacaatacgaaggtcctgcagtcctgggttcaatcccaggctcgggatctttctgtgtggagtttgcatgttcttcccgtgactgcgtgggttccctccgggtactccggcttcctcccacttccaaagacatgcacctggggataggcccctcccacttccaaagacatgcacctggggataggcccctcccacttccaaagacatgcacctggggataggttgattggcaacactaaatggtccctagtgtgtgaatgtgagtgtgaatgttgtctgtgttggccctgcgatgaggtggcgacttgtccagggtgtaccccgccttccgcccgattgtagctgagataggcgccagcaccccccgcgaccccaaaaagggaataagcggtagaaaatggatggatggatattaaacgaaccaaaaatgacttattttatctttgtgaaaacattggacacagtgtgtttgtcaagcttatgagatgccatgcaagtgtaagccactgacacttttttttcttttaagtaaaTGTCTTATATGTCTtcgggatttttaatcactgctatgctgaaattataactaatattgatactgttgataatcatttttgtttcactacttttggtttgtgtctcctctcaattgctcagtttattgcagttctgagtgttgctgggtcaggtttggattgcatggttatggtattgctgtgtattttgttggattgattaaaaaaaatatatttaaaaaaaaaaaatgagaatcatgATTCAAATTCGAGTCGATTTCCCCCCCACACCCGTAGTAACATCAATGAAACAAAAGGTTGAGTATAACGTCGTTTATTGCTACTGTTCACGGGTCACATCGTCTCAAACCAGCAAGCAGACCTCAACATCTGCAGAACGTGCATTTTAGGCATCAAACTTGCTCCTCTCCTTTGGAGTTTTGAGCCAAGTCGTCATTATTAAAACACACACTTGTACATGTTGAAGGTGAGCTTGCGGGAATCAAATTCCAGTGTTCATACCCGTCTAGCTTTCAAGTGTCTGCAGAGGTAGAGCTAGTGTTCTAAATCGTAAGAGGTACAGTTTGGATGGAATTATTTAACCTGGTTATGTTTTATACATTTAGTGTTCTAGCAAACTTATTTGCGAGGAATAATTTTCCTAACAGCTTCAAGAACATGAGCCGCTTCCACTTTGTGGCCAAATTCCTTCTCCCGGTGCTCCAGTATGACCCCCTGTGTCAAGAACCCAGAGTCAAGGGAAGTGTGGCTGTGACTTTGTGTGTGGTCACCTACCTGATCTCCTGCGCCGATGACAAACACGCCACCCATGATGAAGCCCTCGCCCTTCAGGTTGCCCTGGTAACCAGACTTCCAGGCCCGGAAGAAGCTCTGCAACGCAGCCAGACGAAACACCCCCGCGCCGCCCATTTTGGGACCGTAGAAATGTTTCTGCGAGAGTAAACAATTGTCAGTTTCTCCTTCCAGGACTGGCCAGGTGTCTACAACGCCTTAAAAATCAGCCAACATTTTCGTCGATGTAAACGTCCCCGGCGAAGTGCGGTTTGAAGTCCTGGATCTCTGTGCCCACACGCTCCTTCACCAAGGCCACCAGAGGGACCCCAAGCTCTTCCAGCTGGGGCTTGAGAGAGGACAGCTCAGTGGCCTCCTGCCAGGAGAACAAAACAATGTTTCCAACTCAGCTTTCTAGAACAAGCAAATTCCAATCACCTCTCTGCACAAAGCTCATCCGGGCCGCCGCACGGCGAAGATGACCGCGCCGTTCTTCTCCCAGAGACTCTTCGCTTTGATGAGCTCCTCTTCTGCagacaaaatgtttttaagtACACATCTCCAAATATCCCTGAAGGGAGACAAGTCCACAAGTTTGATAaagcagaagaaaaaaaacaagtagactGCAGAGTGAGCGCTCTGTCGCTCTGCAAGCTTTGTTCAAAGTGATTTGCATGAAATCCAACAAGTTATTTTGCTACCGTCAGTGGTGGAGCGCAGGTCAGCGTCAGCAAGATGGTCCAGCGAAGCAGGGAGAAATTTGGGCAGACAAAAGTCAGAGTTGATCAGGAAGACTCCTGCCAGGGCAGCACCAAGGGCTCCCAGTCCTAGAGTCCACATCCCCATCCCGAACAGTTCCAAGTCCACAGACTCAAACACTGCAACACAAACAATACAGGAGCTTAATGCATGCTCAAGCACATTTTCCAAATGAAACCTTAAGCTCAGTACACATTGAACACCTTTCCCCACTGGACTGCAGTCAACTTGGAGATATGGGGGTGTGACGCATCATGCATGCATTAACAGTGGAAAGCAAAAGCAAAACAAATCTTTACAAAATTACTTTCctttgaaaaaaatgaaattagGGCTTTAAGAGGAGCTCACagctcattaaaggcctactgaaatgagatgttcttatttaaacggggatagcaggtccattctatatgtcatacttcatcatttcgcgatatttttcaatcaatgtttacttatatagccctaaatcactagtgtctcaaagggctgcacaaaccacgacatcctctgtaggcccacataatccaatccactttatttatatagcacatttaaacaataacgttaccaaagtgctgcacagccatgttaaaaacattatgctccaccaatgactgaataaaataaaaaatgaataaaaataaaaccaataaaaatatttaaaaaatatgattaaaaactattttaaaagggtaaaatcaattaaaacagtcaaatagaaatcaaagtgtataaaaaacagaggacaacacaactcacgtagtgttaaaagccaaagaataaaagtgggtattaagacgagacttaaaacactccactgtgggagcagtttgaacatggaggggcagagtgttccagagcttagagaaggccctgtctcccctggtcttaagtctggtcttgggcaccacgagctggagctggctctcggacctcagagtaaatttggatgaggtccgagatatactgaggtaccagtccatgtaaagatttaaaaacaaacagcaatgttttaaaatcaattctaaaatgaacagggagccagtgcaaactctgaagaattggggttatatgctggcctttcctggcccctgttaaaagtcctgctgccgcgttctggactaactgcaaccgggagagagctttttggctaatgccagcataaagtgcattgcagtagtccaggccacttgaaataaaagcatgcaccacttgttcaaaaaggttaaaagataaaaacggtttaacctttactaaaagacgaaggtgataaaaacacaattttaaaacgccattgacttgtttgtctgtctatagtgacgccaaggctggtgactttgggacacacatcatgttgcaatggtcccaagtcagtgagggccggaccaaaaactaacatttcagtttttcccctcattcattattaaaaaattctgggctaaccaagccttgacgtcacatagacagttaagaagggtatcagggggccgtggctttttgaaaatCGGCATATAaggaagggcaaggaaaactcacacccagtgggacgtcggtgacgatgactGAGAACCttgagaggacgaaagcaattgatgtcgagcgggtatatttttgctgaaattatttagtagagaacagacgatagtttgcaacttttggtcgttaatagaaaagccttgcctgtaccggaagtagcagataatgtgtgcgtgacgtcacgggttgtggagctcctcacatctgaacattgtttacaatcatggccaccagcagctagagctagtCAGACCGAGAACACGataattttcccattaatttgagcatggatgaaagatccgtggatgaggaaatttagactagaaaaaaaaaaaggcgattgcagtgggagcgattcagattactaggatcattctggaaaatcccttatctgcttattgtgttgctagtgttttagtgagattaaatagtacctgaaaatcggaagggtgtgttgacgccagagtgaGGGAAGTCACAGCAACTGCAGCAGGACAAAAGCTGCACTGAAgcctccggtaagaggcgacttattaccacaattttctcaccgaaaactgccagttgacatgtttacttgaccgctctgatccatagtaaagcttcatcttcgggaattttaaacaaggaaacaccgtgtgtttgtgtggctaaaggctaaaagcttcccacctccatttttctattttgacttcattattaattgaacaaattgcaaaagattcagcaacacagatgtccagaatactgtgtaactatgtgattaaagcagacttatagcttggatcgggctggaaaataacgtccgctacaacccgcgacgtcaaacgcacgagtcatcattccgcgacgttttcaacacgacacttcgcgggaaatttaaaattgcaatttagtaaactaaaaaggccgtattggcatgtgttgcaatgttaatatttcatcattgatatataaactagacTGTgaggtcgctagtagtggctttcagtaggactttaatagtGATCATGCTTTCATGTTATTGTCCAAAAAGGCTAGTCTTATTAACTGCACTTTAGAACACAATCTAACCGGGGTCTTAGTGACTTGCTTCATTTAGCAAGTACCAAGTGGCAGCACTGATCCTCCTGCAACATCTTATTCTTCTCTGGCAGATCAGGTGCACATGAGCTGTTAAGCAGCTTTAcaatgccatctactgtgcagAGTTGGAATGACAAGCTGCAGACACTCCTGGTATGTCTTCAACATCTGACATCTATTTGTGGCAGGCTGTCAAATAAAAGTATACAgaagtgagggacaggaagtggTTTCAGTAGTTTGCTCTAAACAAGAACCGCGATAGTCAAGTAGAAGCCCGGGCTTGACAACCTCTTAGGTTATTAAACATTTGGCCTCACTGGTGAAATTGTTCTGTAGAGACCAACAAGTTTATTAAAGCTGCATTTCAGCAAATAACTGATATTCCTAATTTACACTGTCACTCCTAGAACAAGCTATTATACATCTTTTGCCCACCCCAGAATATGTCTGTATTGAAAAAGTATCCCCTATCAAACTAATACTTTTTGTTGCACTGATAACTGAACCAATACTTTCAACATGATGGACCATTACACTCCTAATTAATCCTGCTTGACCAAGTTTAACATTGAATAAAAAGCCTTCACAAAAAGGGACTTCATATCTTAAGCAGACAAAACATGCCTCAAGCCGCCAGTCCGACTCTTAATGACCTTCAGTCTACACTAATCTAACACTTGTCAACTGTACACTTCATTAGGAACACCTGCTCGGTCGTTTGAGAGAAATACAAAAACGTGACAATCATGCCAATTCTTAAAAATTATGGTTGTAGATCTACACTGCGTCATACTGAGAACTGTCTATATTTCAATTAATTAGAGCTTTTCACAGACGCAGGTCCGAAATGGGCTTTAAGCTTGTTGTGATGACCAAAATAATGCAattacacaattaaaaaaaaaaaaggttgtggaTCTACACTGCGTCATACTGAGAACCGTCTATATTTCAATTGATTTGAGCTTTTCACAGACGCAGCTCCAAAATGGGCTTTAAGCTTGCTCTGTGATTACCAAACTAATGCAATTACACAGCATTTTAGAAACAAAACCATCCAAcggctcattaaaaaaaaaaaagtgtgctacACTTTTTTTGGAGTTCACAATCCTAACACTTTTTTAGCAAACTAACGCaatcaaaagtccacttacaatgcaACCTATTGGAGTCACTATCTGCCTATAAAAGCCCTTAAACATCCAAGTCCGTTAAGGTATTTATGCACTttttgggggcggtatagctcggttggtagagtggccgtgtcagcaacttgagggttgcaggttcgattcccgcttgtgccatcctagttactgccgttgtgtccttgggcaagacactttacccacctgctcccagtgccacccacactggtttaaatgtaacttagatattgggtttcactatgtaaagcgctttgagtcacttgagaaaagcgctatataaatatcattcacttcacttaaaaaagGCACATTTAACAGAGATAgattttgatcattttaggcATATACtgcacatttaaaaaatgcatcacacGGTTGATTttttgatctacaataaacttccacaagCAAGGAAGCAGTTTACCACTCAAATATCAAAACTGGCACACAAGCTTATGATAAAGGGGCCGCTATAGTTTGTTTTAGCGGTTATAACgaatacttggttgatattcaggtcacaaaatgtaattagtattgttggcattttttggatggttatttataggcggaatagaggacctcacACTGGCTCGTCTGTAAGCAAACTCTTATGTATGAATTAGAATTTAGTAAAAAAGtcatctttcataatgattgtaaacgctAAGCAAAATGACAAATgactgcagttcctctttaaagcgcatgcagaggtAGATCAAGCTGCTGGACACTGACACTTCAAATGTGGCAAAAGCCATTTTGGAAGTTTACTCTGCTTATACAGATAGTTTATGACACGGCACCATGGAGATATTACAGTTATTCCTTTGATTATTGGCACAGACTAGATGACAGGCGGTAATTGGAGCTTTTATGAAAAGAAGTCTTTTTACTTTtgtcatcatgcacaaaaggATGAAAGTAGTCTTCAGCCCACATTTGCAAGGCATTAGATAAATATATCTATTAAGTACTTGAACTGGGCTCACCCCAGCACAAATGGGTGGTAGAGCAAGTTCGCTGCCATCATACCGGTTCTGCAACAAAACAAATAACCGTGTATGCTTGCCTGCACCGCGTTTGTTTGGGTCGGGACTTGCTTTGGCTCTACTTTGGTGAAAATGAGCGGCCGGGCTTCTCTCAAAGAACCTCACGCTCACGGCGGCGTTCCTCAGAGGGAAGGTAGACCAACGGGAAGGAGGGGGTAGCGTTCGCCTCAAAGCTGCCAGCAGCATCGCCACAGTGAGTCTTTTCCGATACACAAAGGAACGCTCGctgtaaaaaacaaaagactactATTGTGATTCCTTCAGGGAGTCGGCGTGCCAAACTTAATTATCATTGAACAAAGTTGCCTTACTGCCCCGCTTTTAATCCGAGTCACTGCTTCCTCAATTTCTAATACTAAAATGTAAACTTCAGAAAATAAAATCACGCAGTGGCCGTAAAATAAAACTTATACTAACTTGTTTCCAATTGTCTGAAGTTCAGATCATTCCGTTCCAAAATGCTTTAGAGCTCTCAAAATGTTGCTGCAATAACTGATAAACGCCTGCACCCGCTGTTTTAAAAAGAAACAAAGCACACCCACAAGGGCGTCACAAGAGTTAAGATTACACAAGAGCTACTGATATAATTAAATTGACCTTAAGCATCAATATATCCATGTTTGAAaaaagtacaactaaaaaaaaacctACGGCTGCATAGTTTGAAAGAAGTAAAGTATTTGGGTAAAATGTGCCTCTGAAGTTGTGCAACTCCTAATATAGCTGGACTATTTAACTTTGTGCACTTTTGAGAAGTTTCCACACAAATAGGGAAAGTGTCAGAATAGCCAAAAGAAGCACAAATGGATTTTATTgtgaagtgttaaaaaaataaaaatgggagAAGCATCTAGCTATTATATGTCCTGGCTGCTCAGCACTACAATAAAATGGTGTCAATTgcaaaagaagaaagaaaaatatGTTGCCTGAAGTCAGATGTGTTTTTTTGAAAATACTTTCAGTATTCATTTCTGTGTTAGGTTAAATTATGTTTTAAACGTTGATAACCCTGAAAGTTAAGTTATAGTAGTGATAATTTGACATTGACTTTGTTTTCCATAATGCTGTAAtacttgtttttgattgattgatacttttattagtagattgcacagttcagtacaattaaacggtaacacccgaataaattttttcaacttgttaaataaagtcggggtccacgttaattcatgGTAACTAACTTAATCCACTGCAATCAAAAAGGATAAAAAGTGAAgcagaatccatcctatttgggtcccatataaaccttaagaaagtcagtgacttcactataaaagtggatgacattgttatcaccaggaaagatgagatcacctaccaaggttccattctagaggttaatctttcctgtgataaaacggcatccaaggtaatcaaaaaggtcaaccattGAACGTGattcctctacagcaggggtcaccaaactttttgaaaccaagagctacttcttgggtactgattaatgggaagggctaccagtttgatacacacttaaattgccagaaatagccaatttgctcaatctacctttaataaataaatctatatatattaaaaaattggtatttttgtctgtcattccgtcgtatattttttccttttacagaagttttttttgtagagaatagaagaaaaaaaacacttaattgaatggtttaaaagaggagagaaCACGAaaaaagtttatcttcaatttcgactctttaaaattcaaaattcaacccaaaaaaattaagaggaaaaactagctaatttgaatctttttgaaaaaataaaaagaattcgtggaacattagtaatttttcctgattaagattaattttagaattttgattacgttttaaataggtgaaaatataatctgtattttgttagaatatataacaaattggacaaagcttttttttttttttttaaagaaattcaaaagacttcgaaATAAGATTTAAGTTTGATTCTAAAGATATTCTAGATCtaccaaaatatttttggggaattttaatcatgagtttgaagaaatatttcaccaatatttttcgtcgaaaaaacagaagctaaaatgaagaattaaatacatttttttattcttctttacaataaaaaaaaaataaatttacttgaacattgatttaaattgtcagggaagaagaggaaggaatttaaaaggtaaaaaggtatatgtgtttaaaaatcttaaaatcattcttaaggttgtatttttttctctaaaattgtctttctgaaagttataagaagcaaagtaaaataaatgaatttatttaaacaagtgaagaccaagtctttaaaatattttcttggattttcaaattctatttgagttttgtctcagaattaaaaatgtcgagcaaagcgagaccagtttgctagtaaataaatacaatttaaaaaatagaggcagctcactggtaagtgctgctatttgagctatttttagaacaggccagcgggcgactcatctggtccttacgggctacctggtgccctcgggcaccgcgttggtgacccctgctctacagaatctcctatctggtcaacaaaagcaccttgaagattctagcgggaactctcattcaacccttttttttttaattacgcttgcacctccaaaaccctcaaatatagactccaaacatcccagaacaagctagtccggttacttgtAGACTTCCAACCTAGATCACACCTCACttcaacccacttctccaaagtgggctggctcagggtggagtacagagtaaaacaacttgcactgagcctagtctataaaatccgctactgaagtacatgtcaaactacttaacgtaaatgaccgctataaccacaacaccagggggagctccacaaaaaacgttaaacccagattctgtttcaacaaaggtcttaactcattctcctatgccacatcaatgtagaatgtactcccaacaggtgtaaaagtaagtgcatctttatattccttcaaaaccgctctaaaacacctccaggcaacttcaacactttactaataccctcctccggattgtaaataacctaatgtaaataatcaaatgtattattaatgtatatacacttgttcttatgctatctgaactcactccGACtttaggtaccatataatctcactaaaacactagtaacacaataagcagatatgggattttccacaattatcctagtaaatgtgtctaacatctgaatcactcccaccgACCTCGCCTTTTTCTTCTTTATAGTCctctcctcatccacgaatctttcatccccactcaaattgatggggaaatagtcgttttctccgtccgaatcgctctcgctgctggtggccatgattataaacaatgttcagatgtgaggagctccacaacctgtgacgccatgcgcacatcgtctgctacttccggtacaggcaaggcttttttattagcgaccataagatgcgaactttatcgtggatgttctctactaaatcatttcagcaaaaatatggcaatatcgcgaaatgatcaagtatgacacagaatgaacctgctatccctgtttaagtaAGACAAtcggatttcagtaggcctttaactcattctctttctatgccacatcaatgtggatgcactcccaacaggtgtaaaatcATTCACAccccatctccccagattgtaaataacctaatgtaaataatcaaatgtatatacttgttcttatgctatgtgaactcactatgttctctgctggctgtacatatcctactaaataagacctacactgtttcaatgtccacatttctctgttgatgcaattgttgatgactgaagtactgatatcaaccaaagctcctcatcccaccccccggattgtaaataatgtaaataattcaatgtatatactatgatgattaacctgtgtgatgactgtattatgttgatagtatatatttgtaccatgaattgattaacgtggaccccaacttaaacaagtttaaaaacttattgcggtgttaccatttagtggtcaattgtacggaatatgtactgtgcaatctactaataaaagtatcaatcaatcaaaaaggatacaaagtgaaGCGCTTACAAtaaactagatcaggggtcaccaacctttttgaaaccaagagctacttcttgggtactgattaatgcaaagggctaccagtttgatacacttatttttgccagaaatagccaatttgcttaatttaccttaaataaataaataaattaaaacaattatattatatatatatggttatttctggctgtcattccgtcatacattttttttcttttatggaatgttttttgtagagaacaaatgatgaaaaaaacacttaattgaacggtttaaaagaggagaaaacagggaaaaaaaattaaaattaaattttgaaacagtttcttTAATTTCGATTttgaaattcaaccgaaaaaaaggacaaaaacaagctattttgaatctttttgaaaaaaaaaaaaaaaaattccatccatccattttctaccgcttattcccttttggggtcgcaggcgcctatctcagctacaatcgggcggaaggcggggtacaccctggacaagtcgccatcttatcgcagggccaacacagagacaacattcacacactagggccaatttagtgttgccaatcaacctatccccaggtgcatgtctttggaagtgggaggaagaatttatggaacattattagtaatttttcctgattaagatttacaattttgatatgttttaaataggtttaaaatccaattttcattttgttagaatatactgTATAACTAATTGGAccaagatatatttctaacaaagacaaatccttatttcttctagattttacagaacaaaaatttgaaaagaaattcaaaagactttgaaataagatttaaatttgattctaaagattttctagagttgccagaatatatatatattttttaattctaatcataataagtttaaagaaatatttcaaatattcttcgtcaaaaaactgaagctaaaatgaaggattaatttaaaatgtattctttacaattaaaaaaaatactttaacattgatttaaattgtcaggaaagaagaggaaggaatttaaaaaggtatgtttttcaaaatcattttaaggttgtattgtttcctctaaaattgtctttctgaaagttataagaagcaaagtaaaaaaataaatgaatttattgaaacaagtgaagaccaagtctttgaaatattttcaaattctatttgagtgttgtctctcttaggattaaaaatgtctagcaaagagaccagcttgctagtaaataaaatttaaaaaatagaggcagctcactggtaagtgctgctatttgagctattttgagaacaggccagcggacgactcatctggtctttaagggctacctggtgcccgcgggcaacacgttggtgacccctgaactacaTTATATACAGTTCACATTTTAGTTACATTTGACTAAAAGCTTCCTGTACAATTAGAAATTTTAGTGGTGAGAGCTAGACTCTGGAACGGATTAATTCACTTTCATTATATTTGATGGGGGATTAAACCGGAAGCGGAAATAATAATGAACGCTAACTATTGATATTAAAGACACCTGTTACGATTTCTTTGAACTTGTATTTAAAGTGCTCATTTAAAGATGGAAGTCGAATTACTTTTTGACacgaaataaaaatatatatcaaaggTTCTACAGGCGTACAGTTTGGTACATTAAAATGACAACACGTTACATAGCGTTCGAACTGAGGCACATTTAAAGCTCTTAACTCAAAGACGCTAACAGTTAAGATGAGCTtcgcaaaacaaaaacaatgactttAGTGATATTAAAAAACATGAAAGAAAACTTGGGTTTAATACCAGCTGAC
This sequence is a window from Nerophis ophidion isolate RoL-2023_Sa linkage group LG09, RoL_Noph_v1.0, whole genome shotgun sequence. Protein-coding genes within it:
- the LOC133558923 gene encoding peroxiredoxin-like 2A isoform X4 is translated as MGMWTLGLGALGAALAGVFLINSDFCLPKFLPASLDHLADADLRSTTDEEELIKAKSLWEKNGAVIFAVRRPGUALCREEATELSSLKPQLEELGVPLVALVKERVGTEIQDFKPHFAGDVYIDENKHFYGPKMGGAGVFRLAALQSFFRAWKSGYQGNLKGEGFIMGGVFVIGAGDQGVILEHREKEFGHKVEAAHVLEAVRKIIPRK
- the LOC133558923 gene encoding peroxiredoxin-like 2A isoform X1; translated protein: MRMREVQSCAKTRVVTNSERSFVYRKRLTVAMLLAALRRTLPPPSRWSTFPLRNAAVSVRFFERSPAAHFHQSRAKASPDPNKRGAVFESVDLELFGMGMWTLGLGALGAALAGVFLINSDFCLPKFLPASLDHLADADLRSTTDEEELIKAKSLWEKNGAVIFAVRRPGUALCREEATELSSLKPQLEELGVPLVALVKERVGTEIQDFKPHFAGDVYIDENKHFYGPKMGGAGVFRLAALQSFFRAWKSGYQGNLKGEGFIMGGVFVIGAGDQGVILEHREKEFGHKVEAAHVLEAVRKIIPRK
- the LOC133558923 gene encoding peroxiredoxin-like 2A isoform X3; its protein translation is MFESVDLELFGMGMWTLGLGALGAALAGVFLINSDFCLPKFLPASLDHLADADLRSTTDEEELIKAKSLWEKNGAVIFAVRRPGUALCREEATELSSLKPQLEELGVPLVALVKERVGTEIQDFKPHFAGDVYIDENKHFYGPKMGGAGVFRLAALQSFFRAWKSGYQGNLKGEGFIMGGVFVIGAGDQGVILEHREKEFGHKVEAAHVLEAVRKIIPRK
- the LOC133558923 gene encoding peroxiredoxin-like 2A isoform X2 translates to MLLAALRRTLPPPSRWSTFPLRNAAVSVRFFERSPAAHFHQSRAKASPDPNKRGAVFESVDLELFGMGMWTLGLGALGAALAGVFLINSDFCLPKFLPASLDHLADADLRSTTDEEELIKAKSLWEKNGAVIFAVRRPGUALCREEATELSSLKPQLEELGVPLVALVKERVGTEIQDFKPHFAGDVYIDENKHFYGPKMGGAGVFRLAALQSFFRAWKSGYQGNLKGEGFIMGGVFVIGAGDQGVILEHREKEFGHKVEAAHVLEAVRKIIPRK